From a single Streptomyces sp. NBC_00377 genomic region:
- a CDS encoding helix-turn-helix domain-containing protein, translated as MTLRIDIGGLPAERLRFAASPLAELTAMLHVLAEPGHHPQLAGWAGDVWTGLRPELAERLREAEFLWRSSQADFLIPARPRPTLAEELDDVDRIDDERYVTAALVTTCGSNRVHFGTRSPLTDATARERALDLAQSRGALQEAFAERLLADPAAVRARVRDTLEQCAGAFFDAAWAGVAVRLATDLRVKNDLLNRQGIGAALASVSDAVTLAPDGDCIVVDKLQDKATAAHGTGVTFIPSVFGRPHLVAVHAPGWQPVVQYPVAEPSAVEPVSLEMVTLRLEALSHPVRLRLLRTLARGPHTNRELAHAWELTPPEVSRHLAALRRAGLLTARRDGRYVRYTLDLAALTALGADLLAAVLR; from the coding sequence ATGACGTTGAGGATCGACATCGGCGGACTGCCGGCCGAGCGACTGCGGTTCGCCGCCTCCCCGCTGGCCGAGCTGACCGCGATGCTGCACGTGCTCGCCGAACCCGGGCACCATCCGCAGCTCGCCGGCTGGGCCGGGGACGTCTGGACCGGGCTGCGGCCGGAGCTGGCCGAGCGGCTGCGGGAGGCGGAGTTCCTCTGGCGTTCCTCACAGGCGGACTTCCTGATCCCCGCCCGGCCCCGGCCCACCCTCGCGGAGGAGCTGGACGACGTCGACCGGATCGACGACGAGCGGTATGTGACCGCCGCGCTCGTCACCACCTGCGGCAGCAACCGGGTCCACTTCGGCACGCGGTCGCCGCTCACCGACGCCACCGCCCGTGAGCGGGCCCTGGACCTGGCCCAGTCCCGGGGCGCGCTCCAGGAGGCCTTCGCGGAACGGCTCCTCGCCGACCCGGCCGCCGTACGGGCGCGGGTGCGCGACACCCTCGAACAGTGCGCCGGGGCCTTCTTCGACGCCGCCTGGGCGGGCGTCGCCGTGCGCCTCGCCACCGACCTGCGCGTGAAGAACGACCTGCTGAATCGCCAGGGCATCGGGGCGGCCCTCGCCTCCGTCTCCGACGCGGTCACCCTGGCACCCGACGGCGACTGCATCGTCGTGGACAAGCTCCAGGACAAGGCGACCGCCGCCCACGGCACCGGGGTCACCTTCATCCCCAGCGTCTTCGGCCGCCCGCACCTGGTGGCCGTCCACGCGCCCGGCTGGCAGCCGGTGGTGCAGTACCCGGTGGCCGAGCCGAGCGCGGTGGAGCCGGTGTCGCTGGAGATGGTCACCCTGCGGCTGGAAGCCCTGTCCCATCCGGTACGGCTACGGCTGCTGCGCACCCTGGCCCGCGGCCCGCACACCAACCGGGAACTGGCCCACGCCTGGGAACTCACCCCTCCGGAGGTCTCCCGTCACCTCGCCGCACTGCGCCGCGCGGGCCTGCTCACGGCCCGGCGGGACGGCCGCTACGTCCGCTACACCCTCGACCTGGCCGCCCTGACGGCCCTGGGCGCAGACCTGCTGGCGGCCGTGCTGCGCTGA